The proteins below are encoded in one region of Chrysemys picta bellii isolate R12L10 chromosome 4, ASM1138683v2, whole genome shotgun sequence:
- the CLMN gene encoding calmin isoform X7 yields the protein MALLEVLSGQNLLHEYKSSTHRIFRLNNIAKALKFLEDSNVKLVSIDAAEIVDGNSSLVLGLIWNIILFFQIKELTGNLNRNSSSSSLSSGPSGADSDTSHPSTPNIERSMSLSVKDQRKAIRALLTWVQRKTRKYGVAVQDFASSWRSGLAFLAIIKAIDSNLVDMKQALEKSARENLEDAFSIAQDNLGVPRLLEPEDIMVESPDEQSIMTYVAQFLEHFQEIEGEDFSDPDKKIPIEATYVQIKDASSEQEGKILILNENGERMYTVNHERSHSPPTKVCVRDLPEELQSEIADEELNDRLNQPLSDNSQRVSEESLVLLSAEEPQRPTSLQITGSVSFESSSSWEVLSDKLIQNERSISDDQLKQNDDLSATILPDQKNAVDTGDSESSSKEEFTIKMSPECNNEIKDSLVNKTGDSCSLSPLSQTSDAHTNEPTNLVENTEPITSTFLQENASKEEDIRKYVLCLLDEEISKKLPDGYEHPEQSPVFQTVQDTNCSSKDSDLKGQMEISLSCKSENSTPPVTKIPENLDSHSEDGSSAKMSSNSLKVSVIPHDLFYYPHYNVPISAVLEAFAKPSPASYVSENSSPQTLLSVNYLHEGEPLVLNNEGGILDPGLQTNLSVSPAEMVVEDMEEEKVDPDSSTKSSSEKVQAARIGKNMELKEDGSISTNSQDSTNPENPEVMVDQLEDISSAMLRSEISSKRKEKRKNVIQAENFQTSETGTTQLPDKPKEEIIDYQEFSRVSYSDSSVYLRKRIPNPSEKEHVSENKQKNTDMDESTNLLIIRKKKDLEAPENAIPPPEPPYVEQPELFYFIVFLWVLVYCLLLLPHLVSNKF from the exons GTAAAACTGGTTAGCATTGATGCAGCAGAAATAGTGGATGGAAACTCTTCTCTGGTACTTGGACTAATATGGAATATAATCCTGTTTTTTCAG ATTAAAGAACTGACAGGCAACCTCAATAGGAACTCCTCCTCTTCCAGCCTGTCATCTGGGCCCAGCGGGGCTGACTCAGACACATCTCATCCGAGCACTCCTAATATAGAGAGAAGCATGTCTCTTTCAGTGAAGGATCAGCGAAAAGCAATCAGAGCCCTTTTAACCTGGGTTCAAAGGAAAACCAGAAA ATATGGTGTTGCAGTTCAAGATTTTGCCAGCAGTTGGCGGAGTGGCCTTGCTTTCTTAGCTATAATAAAAGCAATAGATTCCAACTTGGTAGACATGAAGCAAGCTCTGGAGAAATCAGCTCGGGAAAACTTAGAGGATGCTTTCAGCATAGCACAAGATAATCTTGGTGTTCCTAGACTTCTGGAGCCAGAAG ATATAATGGTTGAGTCACCTGATGAACAATCAATTATGACGTATGTGGCACAATTTCTGGAGCATTTCCAAGAGATAGAAGGG GAGGATTTTTCAGATCCTGATAAGAAAATCCCAATTGAAGCCACGTATGTCCAAATCAAAGATGCATCTTCAGAACAAGAGGGCAAGATCTTGATATTGAATGAAAATGGAGAACGTATGTACACTGTTAACCATGAAAGGAGCCACTCTCCTCCTACAAAGGTTTGTGTCCGTGATTTGCCCGAGGAACTCCAGTCAGAAATTGCAGATGAAGAACTTAATGACAGATTGAATCAACCACTATCAGATAATTCACAGAGAGTCTCAGAAGAGTCATTGGTTTTGTTGTCTGCAGAAGAACCTCAGAGGCCTACCTCTTTGCAGATTACAGGATCTGTCAGTTTTGAATCCAGTTCCTCTTGGGAAGTTCTTAGTGATAAACTGATTCAGAATGAGAGGAGCATATCTGATGATCAACTGAAACAGAATGATGATCTTTCAGCAACTATTTTGCCTGATCAGAAAAATGCTGTTGACACAGGTGATTCAGAATCATCTTCTAAAGAAGAATTTACTATAAAGATGTCTCCTGAATGCAACAATGAAATTAAGGACTCATTAGTCAACAAAACAGGGGATAGTTGTTCTTTGAGCCCATTATCTCAGACTTCAGATGCACATACAAATGAACCAACAAATCTAGTAGAAAACACTGAACCCATAACTTCAACTTTTCTACAGGAAAATGCTTCCAAAGAAGAGGATATACGTAAATATGTTTTGTGTCTACTAGATGAAGAAATATCTAAAAAACTTCCAGACGGGTATGAACATCCAGAACAATCACCTGTTTTTCAGACAGTACAAGATACCAATTGTTCATCCAAGGATTCTGATCTCAAAGGTCAAATGGAAATATCTTTGTCTTGCAAATCTGAAAATTCAACCCCACCAGTTACAAAAATTCCTGAGAATCTCGATAGTCATAGTGAAGATGGATCTTCAGCTAAAATGTCATCAAATTCTTTGAAAGTTTCTGTAATTCCCCATGATCTTTTCTACTACCCACATTACAATGTTCCCATATCAGCAGTTTTGGAAGCTTTTGCTAAGCCTAGTCCTGCCTCTTATGTTTCAGAAAACAGCTCACCACAGACTTTGCTATCAGTGAATTATTTGCATGAAGGGGAGCCATTGGTACTAAACAATGAAGGAGGCATTCTGGACCCAGGTCTGCAAACCAACCTGAGTGTCTCTCCAGCAGAAATGGTTGTTGAGGACATGGAAGAGGAGAAGGTGGATCCTGACAGTTCCACTAAGTCCTCCTCTGAAAAAGTACAGGCTGCCCGAATAGGAAAGAATATGGAACTCAAGGAAGACGGCAGCATATCCACAAACTCTCAAGATTCTACAAATCCAGAAAATCCTGAG GTCATGGTAGACCAGTTGGAGGATATATCATCAGCAATGTTGAGATCAGAAATAAGCagtaaaaggaaggaaaaaaggaaaaatgtgatCCAAGCAGAAAACTTTCAGACTTCAGAAACTGGGACTACACAGTTACCTGATAAACCAAAAGAAGAAATCATTGATTATCAGGAGTTTTCCAG GGTTAGCTACAGCGACTCCAGTGTTTACCTCCGAAAAAGGATTCCTAATCCCAGTGAAAAG GAACATGTTAGTGAAAATAAACAGAAGAACACAGACATGGATGAAAGCACAAATCTGTTAATTATCAG GAAGAAAAAAGACTTAGAGGCTCCGGAGAATGCTATTCCACCTCCTGAACCTCCATATGTAGAGCAACCCGAGTTATTTTACTTCATTGTTTTCCTCTGGGTGCTGGTCTACTGCCTGTTGCTCCTTCCGCATCTTGTTAGCAACAAATTTTGA
- the CLMN gene encoding calmin isoform X8, translating into MAGHEWDWFQREELIGQISDIRVQNLQVERENVQKRTFTRWINLHLEKIKELTGNLNRNSSSSSLSSGPSGADSDTSHPSTPNIERSMSLSVKDQRKAIRALLTWVQRKTRKYGVAVQDFASSWRSGLAFLAIIKAIDSNLVDMKQALEKSARENLEDAFSIAQDNLGVPRLLEPEDIMVESPDEQSIMTYVAQFLEHFQEIEGEDFSDPDKKIPIEATYVQIKDASSEQEGKILILNENGERMYTVNHERSHSPPTKVCVRDLPEELQSEIADEELNDRLNQPLSDNSQRVSEESLVLLSAEEPQRPTSLQITGSVSFESSSSWEVLSDKLIQNERSISDDQLKQNDDLSATILPDQKNAVDTGDSESSSKEEFTIKMSPECNNEIKDSLVNKTGDSCSLSPLSQTSDAHTNEPTNLVENTEPITSTFLQENASKEEDIRKYVLCLLDEEISKKLPDGYEHPEQSPVFQTVQDTNCSSKDSDLKGQMEISLSCKSENSTPPVTKIPENLDSHSEDGSSAKMSSNSLKVSVIPHDLFYYPHYNVPISAVLEAFAKPSPASYVSENSSPQTLLSVNYLHEGEPLVLNNEGGILDPGLQTNLSVSPAEMVVEDMEEEKVDPDSSTKSSSEKVQAARIGKNMELKEDGSISTNSQDSTNPENPEVMVDQLEDISSAMLRSEISSKRKEKRKNVIQAENFQTSETGTTQLPDKPKEEIIDYQEFSRVSYSDSSVYLRKRIPNPSEKEHVSENKQKNTDMDESTNLLIIRKKKDLEAPENAIPPPEPPYVEQPELFYFIVFLWVLVYCLLLLPHLVSNKF; encoded by the exons ATTAAAGAACTGACAGGCAACCTCAATAGGAACTCCTCCTCTTCCAGCCTGTCATCTGGGCCCAGCGGGGCTGACTCAGACACATCTCATCCGAGCACTCCTAATATAGAGAGAAGCATGTCTCTTTCAGTGAAGGATCAGCGAAAAGCAATCAGAGCCCTTTTAACCTGGGTTCAAAGGAAAACCAGAAA ATATGGTGTTGCAGTTCAAGATTTTGCCAGCAGTTGGCGGAGTGGCCTTGCTTTCTTAGCTATAATAAAAGCAATAGATTCCAACTTGGTAGACATGAAGCAAGCTCTGGAGAAATCAGCTCGGGAAAACTTAGAGGATGCTTTCAGCATAGCACAAGATAATCTTGGTGTTCCTAGACTTCTGGAGCCAGAAG ATATAATGGTTGAGTCACCTGATGAACAATCAATTATGACGTATGTGGCACAATTTCTGGAGCATTTCCAAGAGATAGAAGGG GAGGATTTTTCAGATCCTGATAAGAAAATCCCAATTGAAGCCACGTATGTCCAAATCAAAGATGCATCTTCAGAACAAGAGGGCAAGATCTTGATATTGAATGAAAATGGAGAACGTATGTACACTGTTAACCATGAAAGGAGCCACTCTCCTCCTACAAAGGTTTGTGTCCGTGATTTGCCCGAGGAACTCCAGTCAGAAATTGCAGATGAAGAACTTAATGACAGATTGAATCAACCACTATCAGATAATTCACAGAGAGTCTCAGAAGAGTCATTGGTTTTGTTGTCTGCAGAAGAACCTCAGAGGCCTACCTCTTTGCAGATTACAGGATCTGTCAGTTTTGAATCCAGTTCCTCTTGGGAAGTTCTTAGTGATAAACTGATTCAGAATGAGAGGAGCATATCTGATGATCAACTGAAACAGAATGATGATCTTTCAGCAACTATTTTGCCTGATCAGAAAAATGCTGTTGACACAGGTGATTCAGAATCATCTTCTAAAGAAGAATTTACTATAAAGATGTCTCCTGAATGCAACAATGAAATTAAGGACTCATTAGTCAACAAAACAGGGGATAGTTGTTCTTTGAGCCCATTATCTCAGACTTCAGATGCACATACAAATGAACCAACAAATCTAGTAGAAAACACTGAACCCATAACTTCAACTTTTCTACAGGAAAATGCTTCCAAAGAAGAGGATATACGTAAATATGTTTTGTGTCTACTAGATGAAGAAATATCTAAAAAACTTCCAGACGGGTATGAACATCCAGAACAATCACCTGTTTTTCAGACAGTACAAGATACCAATTGTTCATCCAAGGATTCTGATCTCAAAGGTCAAATGGAAATATCTTTGTCTTGCAAATCTGAAAATTCAACCCCACCAGTTACAAAAATTCCTGAGAATCTCGATAGTCATAGTGAAGATGGATCTTCAGCTAAAATGTCATCAAATTCTTTGAAAGTTTCTGTAATTCCCCATGATCTTTTCTACTACCCACATTACAATGTTCCCATATCAGCAGTTTTGGAAGCTTTTGCTAAGCCTAGTCCTGCCTCTTATGTTTCAGAAAACAGCTCACCACAGACTTTGCTATCAGTGAATTATTTGCATGAAGGGGAGCCATTGGTACTAAACAATGAAGGAGGCATTCTGGACCCAGGTCTGCAAACCAACCTGAGTGTCTCTCCAGCAGAAATGGTTGTTGAGGACATGGAAGAGGAGAAGGTGGATCCTGACAGTTCCACTAAGTCCTCCTCTGAAAAAGTACAGGCTGCCCGAATAGGAAAGAATATGGAACTCAAGGAAGACGGCAGCATATCCACAAACTCTCAAGATTCTACAAATCCAGAAAATCCTGAG GTCATGGTAGACCAGTTGGAGGATATATCATCAGCAATGTTGAGATCAGAAATAAGCagtaaaaggaaggaaaaaaggaaaaatgtgatCCAAGCAGAAAACTTTCAGACTTCAGAAACTGGGACTACACAGTTACCTGATAAACCAAAAGAAGAAATCATTGATTATCAGGAGTTTTCCAG GGTTAGCTACAGCGACTCCAGTGTTTACCTCCGAAAAAGGATTCCTAATCCCAGTGAAAAG GAACATGTTAGTGAAAATAAACAGAAGAACACAGACATGGATGAAAGCACAAATCTGTTAATTATCAG GAAGAAAAAAGACTTAGAGGCTCCGGAGAATGCTATTCCACCTCCTGAACCTCCATATGTAGAGCAACCCGAGTTATTTTACTTCATTGTTTTCCTCTGGGTGCTGGTCTACTGCCTGTTGCTCCTTCCGCATCTTGTTAGCAACAAATTTTGA